The following are encoded together in the Gordonia insulae genome:
- a CDS encoding TIGR01777 family oxidoreductase encodes MRVAVAGSQGLIGSAVVSALRDAGHSVVRLVRREALSDDEFSWDPETFGVPDESLEGVDAVISLGGVGVANQRWTGRFKQELRDSRITPTEVLADAVTRAGVPTFISASATGYYGNTGSDVATETDSAGEGFLAGLVTDWERAATAGAGGTRVVLLRTAPVLSRKGGLLSRLRPVFWLGLGGAIGDGKQYFSWISLPDEVRAIAFLLESSISGPVNLSSPGALPFGEFADAMGRAMHRPTILKVPAFAAKAVGGEMAEEMILFSQRVAPGVLTDNGFTFDHPGIDDALGYVNA; translated from the coding sequence GTCGCCGGCTCGCAGGGGCTGATCGGCTCCGCGGTGGTCTCCGCCTTGCGGGACGCGGGCCACTCCGTGGTCCGCCTGGTTCGCCGCGAGGCGCTTTCCGATGACGAGTTCAGCTGGGACCCCGAGACATTCGGGGTTCCGGACGAGAGCCTGGAAGGCGTCGACGCGGTGATCTCGCTCGGCGGGGTCGGCGTCGCCAACCAACGTTGGACCGGCCGGTTCAAGCAGGAACTGCGGGACTCGCGGATCACCCCGACCGAAGTGCTCGCCGACGCTGTGACCCGCGCCGGGGTGCCGACGTTCATCAGCGCCTCGGCGACCGGCTACTACGGCAACACCGGGTCCGATGTTGCGACCGAAACCGACTCCGCCGGAGAAGGTTTCCTCGCCGGGCTGGTGACCGACTGGGAGCGTGCGGCCACGGCCGGTGCCGGCGGGACCCGGGTCGTGTTGCTGCGCACCGCACCGGTGTTGTCACGCAAGGGCGGCCTGCTGTCGCGGTTGCGGCCGGTGTTCTGGCTTGGACTCGGCGGCGCGATCGGCGACGGCAAGCAGTACTTCTCCTGGATCAGCCTGCCCGACGAGGTACGCGCGATCGCGTTCCTGCTCGAGTCCTCGATCAGCGGACCGGTGAATCTGTCGTCGCCGGGGGCGCTGCCGTTCGGCGAGTTCGCCGACGCCATGGGACGGGCGATGCACCGCCCGACGATCCTGAAGGTGCCGGCGTTCGCGGCGAAAGCCGTCGGCGGCGAGATGGCGGAGGAAATGATTCTGTTCAGTCAGCGCGTTGCACCTGGTGTGCTCACCGACAACGGATTCACCTTCGACCATCCGGGGATCGACGACGCGCTGGGATACGTCAATGCGTGA